From the genome of Anopheles funestus chromosome 2RL, idAnoFuneDA-416_04, whole genome shotgun sequence:
TTAACCAACTGAAGAGCACCATCGCTGCATCCCGCATACACGTGTGTTTTATCGGCTCCAATTGCAACGGAATTGACGCAGACGCCACTAGAACCAAGGAGAATTTCCCCATTCAGTTTCGGTTCTTTTGCATCCAGATCTGACCACTGTTTGATTATTCCCCCATAGCCTGCTGTGTATAGATAGTCATCCTTTGCATCCATGGCGTTAATAATCATGCTATGCGCATTCTGCAAGAAAACAAGGTTAATTAGCATTGCTGTTcccaactatttttttttggtaactaACCTCTTTGGTCCATATGACGGAATAATGTtcctttttgctatttttaatCATAGTGACACCCAGTCCATCTCGTGTTAGTATTGCGACATTGTTGTAAACGCCATCTTCGGTACAACCTCCACAAAGTCGTATCGGGTATCGCCCAGGGATAGACGCTTTCGTCATAAAGCGACCCGAAGCGGAACCTTCGATAATTTCCGTCACAGTCAGATCGTTGTCCCGAATGGAATAAATTATGTTGTTCTGTGTGGCCATCGAGCGTACCTGCTCAACCACGTTAAACTTATACTTAATGCGCTGGTCGATCCACATCGTTATGATCCCCTTATCATCGCCACTGTATAGATTATCCTTCggatcaacaaacaaacattcgaTCTCATCGTTGCATTTCAGCAGCTCCTTGCACTCATTGCTAGCGAGTGGGTTCGTAAGGCATTTGATCGTTCCGTCGCAGCTA
Proteins encoded in this window:
- the LOC125763184 gene encoding uncharacterized protein LOC125763184, whose amino-acid sequence is MPATVENVSADSDKHSSDTTAVVFHNDHVFSAGGDGKVKIWTTDLRLVKELTPHEGYIYAMAVDSKGQLYTSSCDGTIKCLTNPLASNECKELLKCNDEIECLFVDPKDNLYSGDDKGIITMWIDQRIKYKFNVVEQVRSMATQNNIIYSIRDNDLTVTEIIEGSASGRFMTKASIPGRYPIRLCGGCTEDGVYNNVAILTRDGLGVTMIKNSKKEHYSVIWTKENAHSMIINAMDAKDDYLYTAGYGGIIKQWSDLDAKEPKLNGEILLGSSGVCVNSVAIGADKTHVYAGCSDGALQLVKFV